In Selenomonas sp. TAMA-11512, a genomic segment contains:
- a CDS encoding basic amino acid ABC transporter substrate-binding protein, with product MKQHKYILPVLLLVFSLFTLAGCGQDTASAPKKDNQKTALRVGMDAAYPPFGSIDKETNDYVGFDVDIIRAIGAAEGFDVEIKNLAFDGLIPALQSKSIDVAINDITVTEDRARSVSFSKPYYIAGLGAVIAKGNDAIHTEKDLEGKRLGVSIGSTGEEAARKIPNADVRVFNAINEAFLELNNGGVDAVINDIPTNAYYVSHSNNENVRVADLALTKEDLAIAVDKGNDELLKKIDSGLAKIKANGEFAAIYKKWFGEEPPAELLN from the coding sequence ATGAAACAACACAAATACATTCTCCCCGTTCTGCTCCTCGTCTTCTCACTCTTCACATTGGCCGGCTGCGGTCAGGATACGGCATCCGCGCCGAAGAAAGACAATCAGAAGACCGCGCTCCGCGTCGGCATGGATGCCGCCTATCCCCCGTTCGGCTCCATCGATAAGGAGACGAACGACTACGTCGGCTTTGATGTCGATATCATCCGCGCGATCGGCGCCGCGGAAGGCTTTGATGTCGAGATTAAAAATCTCGCTTTTGACGGGCTCATTCCCGCGCTCCAGTCCAAGAGCATTGACGTCGCCATCAACGATATCACCGTCACCGAAGACCGCGCAAGAAGCGTATCCTTCTCTAAGCCTTACTACATCGCGGGACTCGGCGCTGTCATCGCCAAGGGCAATGATGCCATTCATACGGAGAAGGACTTGGAAGGAAAGCGTCTCGGTGTCTCCATCGGCTCCACCGGTGAAGAAGCGGCGCGCAAGATTCCCAATGCCGATGTGCGCGTCTTCAACGCCATCAATGAAGCCTTTTTGGAGCTCAACAACGGAGGCGTCGATGCCGTCATTAACGACATCCCGACAAACGCCTACTATGTCAGCCATTCCAACAACGAGAACGTCCGCGTCGCCGATCTCGCCCTCACCAAAGAAGACCTCGCCATTGCCGTCGATAAGGGCAATGACGAGCTCCTGAAGAAGATCGACTCCGGTCTTGCGAAAATCAAGGCGAACGGTGAATTCGCGGCCATTTACAAGAAGTGGTTCGGTGAAGAGCCGCCCGCAGAATTATTGAATTGA
- a CDS encoding GGDEF domain-containing protein yields the protein MSTDSHYTATIISIKNELKDWRYRTEALSYDGQKLPANMWEEQQQDGLWKPYPFPDRPPVEDDAKYVWLQTRLPDNVEPGDALFFSTTDQAFRIWVGDRLIEEYGTMQEGEYTWGRRWHVVRLPNYVGGQLLTVEAHSDVEARLGVFDRFSVRNRGVSYLLLFVYDIPFFIGMSSVISLLFLVFTYLSKSMRYDGIYRGFFIFQTIYFFWMIASSNFRTLLFDAPEFWWNAQLIAIYAFLPAAHYMIAQLVEPRYKKWSMGFFRVHIVYMAAAAFAQIFIFRDSFLVALNAYYILVAAGGAVSGVTLYRSMRSGNPYSRAMLFPVSVMFVTCMADGLTMQYRLLTWPICVMALAAPTFFSFAVGVLSEQIRQERTAALHMQNLRGEVDEFKQQAQIDPLTGVFNRYKFDDAYREYTAIAKRTNAKLSLCMLDIDFFKRVNDDYGHDIGDVVLRGFAELIQNAIEARRHVLIRWGGEEFVILCLHQSAAEAALFAESLCKKVEAAAICPYRSVTCSVGVAEWMETDEHAEAFVKRADEALYQAKEGGRNCVRVYKA from the coding sequence ATGTCAACGGATAGTCATTATACGGCAACTATCATTTCCATAAAAAACGAACTCAAGGATTGGCGTTATCGCACAGAAGCGCTGTCCTATGATGGTCAGAAACTGCCTGCAAATATGTGGGAAGAGCAGCAGCAGGACGGACTGTGGAAGCCGTATCCTTTCCCCGACCGACCTCCTGTGGAGGACGATGCAAAGTATGTCTGGCTGCAGACTCGGCTGCCGGACAATGTGGAGCCGGGGGACGCGCTCTTTTTCAGTACGACGGATCAGGCGTTTCGAATCTGGGTCGGAGACAGGCTCATAGAAGAATACGGAACGATGCAGGAAGGCGAGTACACGTGGGGGCGTCGGTGGCACGTCGTACGTCTTCCCAACTATGTCGGGGGACAGCTGCTGACCGTCGAAGCGCATTCGGATGTGGAGGCCCGTCTGGGCGTGTTTGATCGCTTTTCCGTACGCAACCGGGGGGTCAGCTATCTCCTGCTGTTCGTCTATGATATTCCGTTTTTCATTGGCATGTCGTCGGTAATATCGCTTCTCTTCCTTGTATTCACGTACCTGTCGAAGTCCATGAGGTATGACGGCATTTACCGCGGGTTCTTCATATTTCAAACCATATATTTCTTTTGGATGATTGCCTCGAGCAACTTTCGTACGCTTCTCTTTGATGCGCCCGAATTTTGGTGGAACGCGCAGCTCATTGCGATATACGCGTTTTTGCCGGCGGCGCATTACATGATTGCGCAGCTGGTTGAGCCGCGGTATAAAAAGTGGTCGATGGGATTCTTCCGGGTGCATATCGTGTATATGGCGGCTGCCGCATTTGCCCAGATATTCATTTTTCGAGATTCTTTTCTTGTCGCTTTGAACGCATACTATATTCTTGTCGCCGCGGGCGGTGCGGTATCCGGTGTTACGCTCTACCGCTCCATGCGGTCGGGCAATCCTTACAGCCGCGCGATGCTCTTTCCCGTGAGCGTCATGTTTGTGACATGTATGGCCGATGGACTCACTATGCAGTACCGTCTGCTGACATGGCCGATCTGTGTCATGGCGCTGGCGGCACCGACGTTTTTCAGCTTTGCTGTCGGTGTTCTCAGTGAGCAGATACGCCAAGAGCGCACCGCGGCACTGCACATGCAGAATCTCCGAGGAGAGGTCGATGAGTTCAAACAGCAGGCGCAGATTGACCCGTTGACGGGAGTCTTCAATCGATATAAGTTCGATGACGCCTATCGTGAATATACGGCAATCGCGAAGCGCACGAATGCAAAGCTTTCTCTCTGTATGCTCGATATTGACTTCTTTAAGCGTGTCAATGATGACTACGGGCATGACATCGGGGATGTCGTTCTGCGGGGCTTCGCGGAGCTCATCCAAAATGCGATTGAAGCGCGCCGCCATGTCCTGATTCGCTGGGGAGGCGAAGAATTCGTCATTCTCTGTCTGCATCAGTCCGCCGCTGAGGCCGCTCTGTTCGCGGAGAGCCTTTGCAAAAAGGTGGAGGCGGCGGCTATCTGTCCGTATCGTTCGGTGACTTGCTCGGTCGGTGTCGCGGAATGGATGGAGACGGATGAACATGCGGAGGCGTTTGTCAAGCGCGCCGATGAAGCGCTGTATCAGGCGAAGGAAGGCGGGCGCAACTGCGTTAGGGTATATAAAGCATAA
- the mmuM gene encoding homocysteine S-methyltransferase codes for MLTKLLQKYPFLVLDGAFGTEITNRGFDTNDELWAAKALFERPELVRSVHYDYYRAGADIVSSASYQASVEGFEKKGYSRSESKKLIQDSVALVRAARDAFLRDTADTALRNRPAPLAAASVGPYGAYLADGSEYRGDYTLSRAELSDFHEERLALLIEAQPDLLAFETLPLLDEALVLVSDLKRRGDAAAWCSFSCKDEKHISSGEPIAEAARILDKEPQIVAIGLNCTAPDYVTSLIREIRSVSDKPIVVYPNTGETYNAVTKTWHGAATSYTDYVKQWHEAGARLIGGCCRTTPDTIRDIAGFRKTLM; via the coding sequence ATGCTTACGAAGCTTCTTCAAAAATACCCGTTTCTCGTCCTCGACGGCGCTTTCGGCACCGAGATTACGAATCGGGGCTTTGACACGAACGACGAGCTCTGGGCGGCAAAGGCGCTCTTTGAACGCCCCGAGCTTGTCCGGTCCGTCCACTACGACTACTATCGGGCAGGCGCGGATATCGTATCGAGCGCCAGCTATCAGGCAAGTGTCGAGGGCTTTGAGAAAAAAGGCTACAGCCGAAGTGAATCGAAAAAACTCATTCAGGACTCCGTGGCGCTCGTCCGCGCCGCGCGCGACGCCTTCCTGCGCGATACCGCGGACACGGCGCTCCGGAATCGACCGGCACCTCTTGCCGCCGCGTCCGTAGGTCCCTACGGAGCCTACCTCGCGGACGGCTCCGAGTATCGGGGCGATTACACGCTCTCACGAGCGGAGCTCTCTGATTTTCACGAAGAGCGGCTTGCCCTGCTCATAGAGGCGCAGCCGGATCTCCTTGCCTTTGAGACGCTGCCTTTGCTTGACGAGGCGCTTGTCCTCGTCTCCGATCTCAAGCGCCGGGGCGACGCAGCCGCCTGGTGCTCTTTCTCCTGCAAAGACGAGAAGCATATCTCCAGCGGCGAGCCGATCGCGGAAGCCGCTCGTATCTTGGACAAAGAGCCGCAGATCGTCGCCATCGGCCTCAACTGCACAGCGCCCGACTATGTCACATCGCTCATCCGGGAGATTCGCTCCGTCAGCGATAAACCCATCGTCGTCTATCCGAACACAGGCGAGACATACAATGCCGTGACCAAGACGTGGCACGGAGCAGCTACCTCGTACACCGACTACGTTAAGCAGTGGCACGAGGCGGGCGCCCGTCTCATCGGCGGCTGCTGCCGCACTACTCCCGATACCATCCGTGATATTGCCGGCTTCCGCAAAACTTTAATGTAA
- a CDS encoding lysylphosphatidylglycerol synthase transmembrane domain-containing protein has product MSKFYQRFLLLFLLVCSISGVVIYTTVDINTLHNLTAFQPWSVALAVVSLSIGLVLDGTRLMHLVKVANEKITFKQAVHVVFGNYFLALLTPGATGGAVAQVMFLRHAGVPMGKATVLVIVRTLVSIFFLLCCMPFIFLHDAGILPGVDNETLMVVSLLLFLGIIGIVLASRTRSLDTLIGRITGRLSPHRKRVIVAFYRDIKIGVRLLAASPKSMVRIFFESGLSLLFIYGIVPCLLLGLGVTDADWYTVMGRMFFLNMLLYVSPTPGGSGIAEGGFVWLFADSVPAGTVGILAVSWRLIAEYIPFLIGFYYTIRVFGRDFLNQQLGK; this is encoded by the coding sequence ATGAGTAAATTTTATCAGCGGTTCCTGCTGCTCTTCCTGCTTGTCTGCAGTATTTCAGGAGTTGTTATCTACACGACGGTGGATATCAATACGCTGCACAATCTGACGGCGTTTCAGCCGTGGTCTGTGGCACTTGCCGTCGTGAGCCTTTCGATCGGGCTTGTGCTGGACGGGACGCGGCTCATGCATCTCGTCAAGGTCGCGAATGAGAAGATCACGTTTAAGCAGGCGGTGCACGTCGTCTTCGGAAACTACTTTTTGGCGCTCCTGACGCCCGGAGCGACGGGCGGCGCCGTGGCACAGGTCATGTTTCTGCGGCACGCGGGCGTCCCGATGGGGAAGGCTACGGTGCTCGTCATTGTGCGCACGCTTGTCTCCATTTTCTTCCTGCTCTGCTGTATGCCCTTTATCTTTCTTCACGACGCGGGCATCCTGCCGGGCGTGGATAATGAAACGCTTATGGTTGTGTCTCTGCTTCTCTTCTTGGGTATTATCGGGATCGTGCTCGCGTCGAGAACACGCTCGCTCGACACCCTGATCGGGCGGATCACGGGGCGGCTGTCTCCGCATCGGAAGCGTGTCATCGTCGCCTTTTACCGCGATATCAAGATTGGCGTGAGGCTGTTGGCGGCCTCGCCCAAAAGCATGGTGCGCATCTTCTTTGAGTCGGGACTGAGCCTTCTGTTCATCTACGGCATTGTGCCGTGTCTGCTCTTGGGGCTGGGCGTTACCGACGCGGACTGGTACACCGTGATGGGGCGGATGTTTTTCCTGAATATGCTCCTCTACGTGTCTCCGACGCCCGGAGGCTCCGGGATTGCTGAGGGCGGCTTTGTCTGGCTCTTCGCGGATTCCGTACCGGCAGGCACGGTCGGTATCCTCGCCGTATCGTGGCGGCTTATCGCGGAGTACATCCCTTTCCTGATCGGGTTCTACTACACCATTCGCGTCTTCGGACGGGACTTCCTGAATCAACAGCTTGGAAAGTAA
- the folE2 gene encoding GTP cyclohydrolase FolE2: protein MKDIQKTTDMRGIAIQRVGVKDVRLPFRIKTLSGGEQQVLATIQFTVALPQEYKGTHMSRFIEILSRWQDQPLAEPEMEAILEEALEKLEAESADLHIAFTYFVEKCAPVSGMKSVLDLDCFFHGTKERGEAMQFRLGVSVPATSLCPCSKEISAYGAHNQRSRLAVAAEFNAETPCIYIENLAKLMEEEASSPVYPLLKRTDEKYVTEYAYDHPKFVEDILRDLVLRMRGIEGMRWFSVDCENFESIHNHNAFAAHEEFVK from the coding sequence ATGAAGGATATTCAGAAGACGACCGATATGCGCGGCATAGCCATTCAGCGGGTAGGCGTCAAAGATGTGCGGCTGCCGTTCCGCATCAAGACGCTCTCCGGAGGAGAGCAGCAGGTCCTGGCGACGATTCAGTTTACAGTGGCATTGCCCCAAGAGTACAAGGGGACCCACATGAGCCGGTTTATCGAGATACTGAGCCGGTGGCAGGATCAGCCTCTCGCGGAGCCCGAGATGGAAGCCATCCTGGAGGAAGCCTTGGAGAAGCTGGAGGCGGAGTCTGCCGACCTGCATATCGCTTTCACCTACTTTGTGGAAAAGTGCGCGCCTGTCAGCGGCATGAAGTCCGTCCTCGATCTGGACTGCTTCTTCCATGGAACGAAAGAGCGAGGGGAGGCGATGCAGTTTCGCCTCGGCGTCTCCGTGCCGGCGACGTCGCTCTGCCCATGCAGCAAGGAGATCTCCGCTTACGGCGCGCATAATCAGCGAAGCCGGCTTGCCGTTGCCGCTGAGTTCAACGCGGAGACACCCTGCATCTATATTGAGAATTTGGCGAAGCTCATGGAGGAGGAGGCATCGTCTCCCGTCTATCCTCTCTTGAAGCGGACAGATGAGAAGTATGTGACGGAATATGCCTACGACCATCCGAAGTTCGTGGAGGATATCCTGCGGGATCTGGTGCTTCGTATGCGGGGGATTGAGGGCATGCGGTGGTTCTCGGTGGACTGCGAGAACTTCGAGTCCATTCATAACCACAATGCCTTTGCCGCGCACGAAGAATTTGTAAAATAG
- a CDS encoding ChbG/HpnK family deacetylase, with the protein MKRLIINADDFGIHTSVNQAVLRAYEYGLLKSTSLIAGGRAAEEAAMLAREAHGLGVGVHLTWVAESPVSDAAKVPSLVDGEGRFLPHHIAFIKRFLTGAVRREELRLEAEAQIKKILQLGVTPTHIDSHQHLHVLPGVIDMVLELAAKYGIRKLRIPCEPFLFRGNYPAAFARLLAKWGLLSCAFMARQKARRRGFSFPHSFYGMLAGGHLEEPYLLSMLAALPAGTSEIMMHPAADDRAMSSVYDWQYHWQGELAALQSPTVKACIKEKDIQCISYRELKDE; encoded by the coding sequence GTGAAACGCTTGATTATCAATGCGGATGACTTCGGCATCCATACGTCTGTCAATCAGGCGGTGCTGCGCGCATACGAGTACGGTCTCCTGAAGAGCACGTCTCTGATTGCCGGCGGAAGAGCCGCCGAGGAGGCGGCGATGCTCGCGCGTGAAGCGCACGGCTTAGGCGTCGGTGTCCACTTGACATGGGTCGCGGAGAGTCCTGTATCGGATGCCGCGAAGGTGCCGAGTCTCGTCGATGGGGAGGGCCGGTTTCTTCCGCATCATATCGCCTTTATCAAGCGGTTTTTGACGGGCGCTGTCCGCAGAGAGGAGCTCCGCCTGGAGGCGGAGGCACAGATCAAAAAGATTCTGCAGCTCGGCGTTACGCCGACCCATATCGACAGCCATCAGCACCTCCATGTGCTGCCGGGAGTCATCGATATGGTGCTGGAGCTCGCCGCGAAATACGGGATCAGAAAGCTGCGCATCCCCTGTGAGCCCTTCCTTTTTCGGGGGAATTATCCCGCGGCGTTCGCTCGTCTGCTGGCGAAGTGGGGCCTGTTAAGCTGTGCGTTCATGGCAAGGCAAAAGGCGCGGCGCAGGGGATTTTCCTTTCCGCACAGCTTTTATGGAATGCTTGCCGGAGGGCATCTCGAGGAGCCGTACCTCTTGTCGATGCTTGCCGCGCTGCCTGCGGGGACGAGTGAGATCATGATGCATCCCGCGGCGGATGACCGCGCCATGTCTTCTGTCTATGACTGGCAGTATCATTGGCAGGGAGAGCTGGCGGCGCTGCAGTCGCCGACGGTGAAGGCCTGCATAAAAGAAAAAGATATACAGTGCATATCGTATCGGGAGCTGAAAGATGAGTAA